The Deinococcus betulae DNA window CGGCTGGGCCGGCAGTTCGCCGTCCACGGTGGGAATGGGGTCGCCGTGTGGGTCGTGGGTGGGGTCGCCCAGCCAGGCCGCGATGCGGGCTTCTAGCCGCTCAGAGAGGGCGTGTTCCAGCCGCTCGGCTTCCTCGTGAACCTCGTCCAGCGGGACGCCCAGTGCGCGGTGCAGGAACAGTTCCAGCAGGCGGTGGTGGCGCAGCACCTCCAGCGCGACCCGCTCGCCCTCGGCCGTGAGCTGGGCGCCCTGGTACGGCGCGTGCGAGACCAGGCCCTGCTCGGCCAGCTTGCGCAGCATGCCCGTCACGCTGGCCGGCGCCACCTCCAGCGCTGTGGCCAGCGCCTGCGTGTTCACCTTGCCGGCCTGGCCCAGCACATACAGATGTTTCAGGTAATCCTCCGCAGAGCGGGAGAGGGGACGGCCGGTCATAGGGTCAGTGTAGCGGGGGCCAGTCTGGCTGGGCGAAGGTCCTGTTCGGGCCGCGCGCGCCCTCCTGACCGGTACAGCCCGCCTGTCAGGTCAGGTCCCACTTTAGGGGGATGGCGGCTCTGTGGGGCCGCCATAGGGTGCCTCCTATATGGTCCGCCTGCGCCCAGTCGCCCGCACGCTCCTGGGGCCACCGCTGCTGCTCGGAACGTTGGTGGTCGCGCTGGCGGTCAGTCTGGCCTGGCCCAGGTCACCCAGCCCGGCCCTGTGGTCTGACCCGCACACCTGGGGCGGCCACCTGCCTGTCGCTGGTCAGCGGGTCGTTATCCCGCCTGGCCAGCGCGTCGTGCTGGATATCAGCCCGCCGCCATTGGACGACCTGAACATCCAGGGCGAACTGCTGGTTCAAGACGGAGCTGGGGCACTTACGCTGCGGGCCGCAACTATTCAGGTTGGCGGGCGGTGGCAGGCGGGCGAAGCCGTACGGCCCCTCAGGCGCCGCTTGACGGTCATTCTGGGCTCGGGCAGGCGCGTTGCTGCCGCGACCAACGGCCTGGTCACGGTGCTGGCCGGCGGCACCCTTGAACTCTGGGGGCTACGGCCCAGCCGCTGGACCCATCTGACGCGCTCGGTGCGGGCCGGCAGCCGCACCCTGCAGCTGGCCACACCCGTCAACTGGCCGATGGGCACGGTGCTAACCCTGGCCCCCACCGGGTTTGACCTGATGGAAGCCGAACGGGTCCAGGTCGCGGCGCGCTCGCCCGACGGCCGGCAGCTTACCCTCCAGGCGCCCCTGCGCTTCCCCCATTTTGGCCAGGTTACACGCGGCGTGGACGAGCGGGCCGAGGTGGGGGCCCTGACCCGCACCATTTCGCTGACCAGCGCTGCGGCGGCGCGCCGGGCCGAGCTAGGTGGCGGCGTGATGGTGCT harbors:
- a CDS encoding metal-dependent transcriptional regulator, whose product is MTGRPLSRSAEDYLKHLYVLGQAGKVNTQALATALEVAPASVTGMLRKLAEQGLVSHAPYQGAQLTAEGERVALEVLRHHRLLELFLHRALGVPLDEVHEEAERLEHALSERLEARIAAWLGDPTHDPHGDPIPTVDGELPAQPQRRLSQLASGDAATVARIPDDDAAQLRALIAAGLTPGAPLRVDSVDTALGTLTVWATDHTLTLALGVAAQIHVERSASGLALAPGHPNG